The following are encoded together in the Daucus carota subsp. sativus chromosome 5, DH1 v3.0, whole genome shotgun sequence genome:
- the LOC135152916 gene encoding uncharacterized protein LOC135152916, with the protein MNAEYEGLLASCNEQQISIYTAVMESIKNNEGKTFFIYGSGGCGKTYLWRTLISRLRSEGQIVFPVASSGIAATLLPGGRTAHSRFKIPILLDDYSICNISHNSDLAELIKETKLIIWDEAPMQHRYAFECVDRTLRDIMKSVDPKNFHLPFGGITVILGGDFRQILPVISLGSRADIVSSSITRSRIWSICTVFTLDQNMRLNRPISDEEKETMKAFVELVLAVGDGRYKSPGGVSNPKNEYEVVLPSDLCDFNGSNSLEKMFSAIYPQFESKFKDAGYLRERAILTPLNKTVTYLNALIVDKLPGKLYSYFSVDSAEEFAGTDSDLSLSFPAEYLNSLHTPGLPLHELKFKEGVIVMLMRNLNQTIVYVTGLA; encoded by the coding sequence ATGAATGCAGAATACGAAGGACTTCTGGCTTCATGCAACGAACAACAAATATCAATTTACACTGCTGTTATGGAGTCCATTAAAAATAATGAAGGGAAAACTTTTTTCATTTATGGTAGTGGGGGGTGTGGGAAGACTTATTTATGGAGAACGTTGATTTCCAGGTTGAGATCTGAAGGCCAGATTGTTTTTCCTGTTGCTTCTTCGGGAATAGCTGCCACATTGCTTCCTGGTGGTAGAACTGCTCATTCCCGttttaaaattccaatattGCTTGACGACTACTCTATTTGCAACATTTCACACAATTCAGATCTTGCTGAGTTGATCAAGGAGACGAAGCTGATAATATGGGATGAAGCTCCCATGCAGCATCGTTATGCTTTTGAATGTGTGGACCGCACTTTACGTGACATTATGAAATCTGTAGATCCAAAGAATTTTCACTTGCCGTTTGGTGGTATCACTGTTATTCTAGGTGGTGATTTCCGTCAAATATTACCCGTTATCTCATTGGGTTCTCGTGCAGATATTGTTTCTTCTTCTATAACTCGGTCTAGGATTTGGTCTATATGTACTGTTTTTACACTAGATCAAAACATGCGATTGAACCGTCCTATATCGGATGAAGAGAAGGAGACAATGAAAGCGTTTGTTGAGTTGGTTCTTGCAGTTGGTGACGGCCGTTACAAATCACCTGGTGGAGTATCAAACCCTAAAAATGAATATGAGGTCGTTCTTCCATCTGATCTATGTGATTTTAATGGATCAAATTCTTTAGAGAAGATGTTTTCAGCTATATATCCGCAATTTGAATCTAAATTCAAAGATGCTGGGTACCTTCGTGAACGTGCAATTTTAACTCCGTTGAATAAGACAGTCACGTATTTGAATGCTCTTATTGTTGATAAGCTCCCTGGTAAGTTATATTCATATTTCAGTGTAGATTCTGCTGAAGAGTTTGCTGGGACTGATAGTGATTTAAGTTTAAGTTTCCCTGCTGAGTACCTTAACTCGCTTCATACTCCTGGTTTACCACTTCATGAGTTGAAATTTAAAGAGGGTGTGATTGTAATGCTCATGCGTAATCTGAATCAGACAATTGTCTATGTAACGGGACTCGCATGA